The following coding sequences are from one Cervus canadensis isolate Bull #8, Minnesota chromosome 4, ASM1932006v1, whole genome shotgun sequence window:
- the FEM1A gene encoding protein fem-1 homolog A has translation MDLHTAVYNAARDGKLQLLQKLLSGRSREELEELTGEVASGGTPLLIAARYGHLDVVEYLVDRCGASVEAGGSVHFDGEIIEGAPPLWAASAAGHLDVVRSLLRRGASVNRTTRTNSTPLRAACFDGHLEVVRYLVGEHQADLEVANRHGHTCLMISCYKGHREIARYLLEQGAQVNRRSAKGNTALHDCAESGSLEILQLLLGCNARMERDGYGMTPLLAASVTGHTNIVEYLIQEQPAGDEQAQPGLARAQPQGARSSPEEPPSGESYESCCPTSREAAVEALELLGATYVDKKRDLLGALKHWRRAMELRHQGGEYLPKPEPPQLVLAYDYSREVNTTEELEALITDPDEMRMQALLIRERILGPSHPDTSYYIRYRGAVYADSGNFERCIRLWKYALDMQQNNLEPLSPMTASSFLSFAELFSYVLQDRSAKGSLGTPIGFADLMGVLCKGVREVERALQLPKEPGDSAQFTKALAIILHLLYLLEKVECTPDQEHLKHQTVYRLLKCAPRGKNGFTPLHMAVDAETTNVGRYPVGRFPSLQVVKVLLDCGADPDSRDFDNNTPLHIAAQNNCPGIMNALIEAGAHMDATNAFKKTAYELLDEKLLAKSTIQPFNYVTLQCLAARALDKNKIPYKGFIPEELEAFIELH, from the coding sequence ATGGACCTCCACACCGCCGTGTACAATGCCGCCCGCGACGGCAAGCTGCAGCTCCTTCAGAAGCTGCTCAGCGGCCGGAGCCGGGAGGAGCTGGAAGAGCTGACGGGCGAGGTGGCCAGCGGGGGTACGCCGCTGCTCATCGCCGCCCGTTACGGCCACCTGGACGTAGTCGAGTACCTGGTGGACCGGTGCGGCGCGAGTGTGGAGGCGGGCGGCTCGGTGCACTTCGATGGCGAGATCATCGAGGGCGCGCCGCCGCTGTGGGCCGCCTCAGCCGCCGGCCACTTGGACGTGGTGCGGAGCCTGCTGCGCCGCGGGGCCTCGGTGAACCGCACCACGCGTACCAACTCGACGCCCCTGCGCGCCGCGTGCTTCGACGGGCACCTGGAGGTGGTGCGCTATTTGGTGGGCGAGCACCAGGCGGACCTGGAGGTGGCCAACCGGCACGGGCACACGTGCCTCATGATCTCCTGTTACAAGGGCCACCGCGAGATCGCCCGCTACCTGCTGGAGCAGGGCGCCCAGGTGAACCGGCGCAGCGCCAAGGGCAACACAGCCCTGCACGACTGCGCCGAGTCCGGCAGCCTGGAGATTCTGCAGCTGCTGCTCGGCTGCAACGCCCGCATGGAGCGTGATGGCTACGGCATGACACCGTTGCTGGCGGCCAGCGTGACGGGCCACACCAACATCGTGGAGTACCTCATTCAGGAGCAGCCTGCTGGGGATGAGCAGGCGCAGCCCGGGCTGGCCAGGGCGCAGCCCCAGGGCGCCCGCTCGTCCCCCGAGGAACCCCCGAGCGGTGAATCGTACGAGAGCTGCTGCCCCACCAGCAGGGAAGCCGCCGTGGAAGCCTTGGAGCTGCTGGGAGCCACCTACGTGGATAAGAAGCGGGATCTGCTCGGGGCCCTGAAACACTGGAGACGGGCCATGGAGCTGCGGCACCAGGGGGGCGAGTATCTGCCCAAACCGGAGCCCCCGCAACTGGTCCTGGCCTATGACTACTCGAGGGAGGTGAACACCACCGAGGAACTGGAGGCGCTCATCACCGACCCGGATGAGATGCGCATGCAGGCCCTGCTGATCCGAGAGCGCATCCTGGGTCCTTCCCACCCGGACACGTCCTACTACATCCGCTACCGGGGCGCGGTGTACGCCGACTCGGGCAACTTCGAGCGCTGCATCCGCCTGTGGAAGTACGCCCTGGACATGCAGCAAAACAATCTGGAGCCTCTGAGTCCCATGACGGCCAGCAGTTTCCTGTCCTTCGCCGAACTCTTCTCCTACGTGCTCCAGGACCGCTCGGCCAAGGGCAGCCTAGGCACGCCCATCGGCTTCGCAGACCTCATGGGGGTGCTGTGCAAAGGGGTGCGGGAAGTGGAGCGGGCCCTGCAGCTTCCCAAGGAGCCCGGGGACTCGGCGCAGTTTACCAAGGCCCTGGCCATCATCCTCCACCTGCTCTACCTGCTGGAGAAGGTGGAGTGCACGCCCGACCAGGAGCACCTGAAACACCAGACAGTCTACCGGCTGCTCAAGTGCGCCCCCCGCGGCAAGAACGGCTTCACCCCTCTGCACATGGCCGTGGATGCAGAGACCACCAACGTGGGCCGCTACCCAGTGGGCAGGTTCCCCTCCCTGCAGGTAGTCAAGGTGCTGCTGGACTGCGGGGCCGACCCAGACAGCCGGGACTTCGACAACAACACCCCACTGCACATCGCAGCGCAGAACAACTGCCCGGGCATCATGAACGCCCTGATTGAGGCGGGGGCCCACATGGACGCCACCAACGCCTTCAAGAAGACGGCCTACGAGCTGCTGGACGAGAAGCTGCTTGCCAAGAGCACCATCCAGCCCTTCAACTACGTGACCCTGCAGTGCCTTGCAGCCCGCGCCCTGGACAAGAACAAGATCCCCTACAAGGGCTTCATCCCTGAGGAGCTGGAGGCCTTCATTGAGCTGCACTGA